Genomic window (Zymoseptoria tritici IPO323 chromosome 1, whole genome shotgun sequence):
TctctcttcgtcggtagcGATTTCACCCGGTTTTGGTAGCTCCCATCGCTGTCCTGTAGCGAATGGTGATGCGACAGGGTTGGCGTTTTCCAGGTTAAATCGCTCGATCATAGCTTGTATGTGCGCCTTCTGTGTCAATTTGATTAATCCCTTCGAACGGTCTCGCTCGATGCCGATACCGAGAAAGAACTTGCATTCTCCTATGTCCTTTATTTTGAAGCGATCTGACAGGGATTTCTTAACGTCCTCGATCTGTTTAATGTCCGGTCCAGCAATAAGTAGGTCGTCTACATACACGAGGATGAAGGTGTTGTCTTTCTTAAAGACTGCGGTGTCGTGGAGACATTGTTCGAAACCGAAAGAGGCCAGTGCGTCAATGAGGGTCTTGTACTAGATGCGCGGTGCTTGCTTTAATCCGTAGAGTGCCTTCTTTAGCTTGCAGACCTTCCTATCAATCTTGTAACCCGGTAGCAGCTCGACGTAGATCACCTCGTCGATGTTTCCGTAGAGGAAGGCGGTTTTTACGTCCATTTGGTGTACGTGCCAGTCGTATTTCGCGGCGAGTGCGAACATAATGCGGTAGCTTATTGGTTTAACCACCGCGGCGAAAGTCTCTGAGTAGTTAATACCTTCGCGTTGTTCAAAACCTCGCACTACCCAGCGTGCCTTAAAGCGAGTGATTTCTCCGAATTGCCCACGCTTGACAGTGAATACCCATCGTCCAGATAGAACCGGAGTCTCGGCAGTGCCTTCGTCGACGACTTCCCAAGTGTCATTCTCTGCGAGAGAATCGCGTTCTTCTTTAATCGCTTCCTCCCACTAACGCTTGTACTTCGAGTGCATCGCCCCATCGTAGTTCTTAGGGACGACAGGATCATCTTCGATTAGTTGCATTGCGGGAGCATTTCCTCGCTCGTCTTGTTCTCTAGGAGGTTCTTGCGTTAACTTGGTAGTATCGCCGTCTTCCATCTTAACTTCCAGTATCGGTCCTATCGATGCATTAAAGGATATTGGTGCATTCTCTTTAATACACATGTAATTCATTATCTGTGCGATGTCTATGCGCCGTCGCAGGTCGTCCGAGTTGACGGCAGGAAGCGGTACGTTAGAGGGAACTTTTAAGGGCGTTGGTCCAGATGAGACAATAGGCTGCACAGGATTCGGAATTAGATCACCCTGGCGGGTGTGTTGCTCCCACTCGGATTGTGCAGCGTTTAACTCCTCAATTCGCGTTAGGCCAGTAGGTGCCTTTTGAAATTCGTGCGGCAGTACTTCTTCAGCAGCCTATGGCGCGATGTAGTCCATTTCATTAACGCTGTGGATAGGAAAACGGAGTTGAGGTACGGCGTTGTGGTTAAGGCGCACATTCTCGTCGAACAGAACCTCCTTTGCGCGTTCGACTTTACCGGTGACTGGGTCCCAAAGTCGGAAGACATTCGTTCCCTCGAAACCAACAAGCACTCGCAGATGTGCGCGTTCATCGTATTTCTTAGGGAACTTGCGTTTAGGGACCAGTTTGTAGGCGCGGCAGCCAACGCGTCGAATCCAGTCAATATCGGGGATGTCGCCGTACAGGCACTCGTACGGGCTCTTCCAGTTGTACAGCGCCGTCGACGGCGATCTGTTGTTAATGAACAAGGCGGCTTTAATAAGTTCTGGCTACAATTAATTCTTCAATTGGCCGTCGAACTTTATGCATCGAATAATGTTCCAGAGCGTCTAATGTTTCCTTTCGACAACTCCATTTTGCTTAGACTGGTAGGGAACCGACGCTGTAAAGTGCAGCCCAGCGGCGTGCGCAACATTTGCGATAATACTAGTGAACTCTGTGCCACCGTCTGCCCGGGCCTCCTTAATTACAGCGCCGAATTAGCGATGCATCCTGATTTCGAAATCGTGATAACATCGGTAGACCTCCTGCGCCTGTTTCGTCTTTAGCGTGTAAAGCCATCCATACCGCGTGTAGTTATCGACGATAAGAAGGTAGTAGACCTCGCCTGATATTAAGTCTGGCAGGGGGCCTCCGAGGTCTATGTGAACCTTTGTAAGTGGATTCTGTGCGCGAACCGGCTCAGATGTAGCGAACTTTTGCTTAAGTTTGTTGCGGTTGCAGGACTCGCAGGAGAATTTTTCGTTAATAAATGCGATCTCGCGGCGGTGCAGCATTTCTCGCAATAGTGTATCGCCAATGTGGCCAAGCCTTTTATGCCAAATTAACAGTAGCAGGCGTCTAACGGTGTTCGaattgaagaaggaggtATTGAATGCACTCATGATTTCGGGATCCTCGCTCCAGTGTGCGTTGTAAGTGCGACCAAGTAATATGTCGAGCTTCCACAGGGAGCCGTATTGCGTGCCGGTGAACAGTACTTCTTCGGTGGTTTTGTCTTCGAAATAGCAGGATCCATGCGTGGAGACGTAGTTGGTGTTATTTCGATTGATGCTGGAAACAGAGACTAGATTAACGGACATTTGAGGTACGTGTATAACCTTGGTAAGAACCAACTCGGTAACGCCTTTTGGTCGCAGAGCAGACAGCACTACTTTGCCAACTCCCACTGCAAAGAAACCTCTCCCGCAACCTATTATTTCGACAGGCTTGGGGAGTTCCTCGTAGTCGGTGAACAGCGACTTTTCGTTGCAGACGTGCGAAGTGGTCCCAGAGTCGACGATCTAGTCAAACTTTCGAAAAAGTCCTTTCTTGACTTCTGCTAGTTTAGCATCGCGCAGGGTAACATCGTCGGACTTTACTGCCTTGTACGCAGCAATAGCAGCAGGCGCGCTGTCTGGTGGAAAAGTCGCATTCCACATTTCCGGTTTGAAGTCGGCGAGTCACCCGGAGTCGGTGAACACCATAGAGGAGTCCGCGAAGGTGGCGGTTGCGTTTTTAACGATATCTTGTGCGTTGTTATCGGTTTGTCCAAAGTAGGTTGCATTCGCACCGGTCGCGGGTCGTTAAATTGATGTATTTAAAGGTCGAGGCGGAGCAGGGCGTGATCGACCGTTTCCGTCTTTCTGACGCTTTCTTTCCATCATTTGATTGAACGCTTCGGTGTTTTGTTTGTAGCATTCGCCATTAGTGTGTTGTCTCGCATTTTCATGTCCGGGCCACTGGCATTTAACGTGCGCAGAGCCCACAAGCTTTCCAACTGGTAGCATTCGTTAGCCAAAACCGCGCTTCTGTCCTAGCATTGTAGCAGCGTACGACATTTGATTCGCTAGTACAAGCGGTGGATTCGCGTCTGAAGTCAATTAATTCCAGACATTTTGAGCAGACGTCGAGATGTCTGCGAAGTTCAAGGGTAGACCAGGACCTATACCAACAATTGAGCTCGTTAAGctaatagtagtaatccAGCTATGAAATTGCGGTCCGAGGGCGATAAGGAACTGCGTGATCTTCATCTCTTCCGTAATTCTCTCGAGGGAGCGGATGCAATTGAAATCATCGTACCTCTTCTCGAATTCATTAAGGAATTTATTAAACGAGGGAGCTTAATTAAAAGAGTAGTTCTGCCACTTGCGCTTTGCCTTAAGCAGCAGAGGGATTCCGGCGGAGGTGCATTGAAAATTAATGATTTTGACGGCGTCTTTGACGAGTTTTGTTGACTCAATTTTCAATTGAAGATTGGTGCACAGTGTGCCCATCATGTGACCGAGTAGGGAACTGTTTCTACCTATCCACGATGCATGTTCGAGCATGTACTCGTTATGCTCGAGAGTCGTTAGGTTAACTGGGTATTTAGGGACGATTTCCCTACCTTGAAAAAGGTCGAGATATCCAACTTTGCGAAGTAAGATAGTGAAGTCTCGATACTAGTCGGTGTAGTTCTCTTGCCCCAGCAGAGTCGTGCAGCTGTCAAAAGCCTTTGTATCTCGATGTGCCTTGTAGAATGCCTCGTTGTAGAGGCGCGAGTTCTCAGTAATTCGTACGGTAACCGGAATAGCGTTCGCATTTGTTCTCGGTAGGGGCAATATGCCCGAGGATAAGGATTctgcgtcggcggcggatgCCGCCGCGCTGTTGCGCGTGGCTCTAGGAGCCATAGTAATGTTGCTAATTGGAGCTGACGCAAATCGATGCGTAGATGATTCGTCTCGTATTGGACTTGGTTCTCGCGAGCGAGGTTCAATTGGAGAGTGTGGTAGTGTGTCTTTAATAGGTTGTTTACCCGCTTTGTTTGAAACAGGTGGTTTTTTAAACAGGAAGTCTgagtcgtcttcgtcttcagaGGATGAAGTTGATGATAAGGCCGAGTTTCCCTGGGCTAGAGGGTTGGTGTTTGAATTCGATGCGGAAGCTTGCGCAGCAGTTGTTATATCGGTAGTTAAAGTAAGTGTAGCCTTAGTACGGCGCGTAGGTTTCGAGCGGACAGTTTCAGGCTTTTTTGGTAGGTGTTCAGAACTTATACCGCTTCGCACCCCTTCGGTCATCGTGTTTCCCTGGTCGTTAATGTCGAAGAATGTAATAGGTTTTGGTCTAGCAGGGTTAGGAGCTTCGAGAGAAGAGAACAGTCGTTTCTTCGAGTTTAAGCCTACAGCCTTCTTTGCGTTAAGTTCGAATTATGCTTGTCTTCGAGATTCTTCAGCTTAAATCTTTGCTTGTGCCTTGCGATGTCTTTCTGCGCGCTTGTATTCAGCGTTCATAAAACGTTTGCGTTCGGCTTTTTGCTCTAGTGTCTCGTTTGATAGTCTTCGAGGAGCCATTGTGGAAAAATGATGACCTTTAATAGTCAGTGTGCGATAGAAGTAGAATCATAATCTCTGGTAACTAAGTAAGTTCTTAGACACTGGCTAGACCGCATTAGGTTATGAAATCCTTAAAAATTTGATAGGCCGCTCTGGCTATGTAGAATGCATAGATACCGTGACGATAGCGTATCAGGTTTTTCAAATTAATAACAAGTGTCCCTCATTAATGTGTCAGGTATGTCAGATTGTCGTAGATGACAGCGTTAGACCATGGACTGTGCCAATAGTCAAAAAGATTAGGCCCAGTTCATTAAACCGgaccaaggagtctaacgGCGACATCGGTGTGTCAATCTCTGAGCTAGATACACTAGATTCCCTAAGCAGGCTCTAGTAATTTTTGAAGACGATCAGACGTTAATTAATCCGTCCCCGTATACAGCTGGTGCATACGGTTGTAGTAGATAATTAATTAATAAGGCTCATAATCGTGTAAAGATGTGGCAATTGATGCCTTAAAGCGCTGACCGGGCTCATAACCTGTTGAAGATTAGAGCCAAAAGTAATTAGATTTCTAACTACTACCTGCAGTGCCATATATATAGACCATGACCGATAACCGATATCGGATGCATGACACAATGCTATATTGTAACAAGTCTGCCTAAGGTATTGCCCTAATCTGTACCATTGAAAAACGCCTGGGGCTGCCGGCTGCGTGCGCGAGCCTATCCGGTAATCTAGATACCTCCGGTCGTCGAATGTCTCAGGCTTGTACGAGAAGACTTTTAGTGCATATAGCAACCATCCTGCTGCGAACAAGGCCTCCTTTGCAGCCGGCAGATGTGAGCAGATGAGAGCGCTGACTGTTGGTATAGATGTTCGACACGACACGCGGGACAGGACGACCGAAAACGGTTCTGGTCTGGACCCCAAAGACCGAGGGGCCCTCTTCTTCATACACCCACCAGATGCTCCCGAGTGGATTGTCCGCTTGCGGGCTAGACTACCTGCCCTTTCGGGGGCCGGGATTCGGCCACAATCATTGGCTGGAACACTAACATCTAATGGAAGTAAGTTTCTCGCTCCTCTCCGGGCTGTTGCCGTACATTCCATTTCCATGTGTGATGGCCTCGATCTCGCCTTGCGACCCACCACGGCAGCCAACGCCACGCGAGGAAATCGCCGAGAGACCAGCGATGCCAAAAGCTGGGCTGACACAAGTGACCAAGTTTCGCAGAGGCCATGGTGGCACCCCAGCGCCATGCATTCACTCCACCAGTGAAAAATGAACCATCAACGACACCTCAATTCGTTGACAGCGACTGCTACAGGACGCAGCTAAAGACTGGGACAATTCTGAACCCGTGCAACCCGTGGTCGAGCAATTCCAGCCTGGTCACGCATTTCGATCCGAAATAACTGCTCTTCGCACGCATGCCATGCTCCATCTCGCGTTCTGTCGAAGGTATCGTGCCTTGGAAGTACACACGATATCGACCAAGCTAGGAACGAACGACTACCAGGTAGCCATGAACTGTACCAAGAGTCCTGCGCGCCAAGTGGTGCGCTTCGCGTGGAGAGCACACAAGTGTATTACGACGGCGCCGCCGTTTGATGGATGTTGGATCCCACCATTTCGGATCGTTGACACACTCAGCTGAGGATTCGCTAGTCGAGGTTTAGCTTATGACTGAAAGCGGAGAAAGGTTTGCCCAGGCTGGCGGCGGGAAAGCATCTTCTTTCACTACACCTACTAGCTCGACAATGGTGTGAACGTTGTTCATCAGGGAGGTGAGTCTCCCCTTCCAACTACTAGATGTAGCGTTTCGGCCCAGGCTCGATCTCATGTCTGCATTTCCATTCTCAACAACAACTTTTCCCAACACTTCCCGCCAGGCGATACCCCCAACTCGTTTCGAGCCCAATCGACCACCATCCTCGGCGCAAGGTTTCCTACTAGGTAACAGCAAAAGGCAACTCGCCAGTACCTGGGAGAGACAATCAGAGCTTCGGCGGCAAGATCACCTGGCCTGGCGCGTGAAGTCATGGGTCTCTTGTCGAGCCTTGTGAACGCATTCCGCAAATCGAGAAGAGATGGACATGACGAGCTTGACTCGTCGCGGCATGAGCGAGCAGCACAGGGTAGACATCGCGGCAACGACGCAGGCAGAGGTGTAGACATTGAGATGGGCCGAGCAGGCGAGCAGATCTTCGAAAGCGGCAGAAGCCAGAGACAGAGTCTGTCGCGGACGAAGTCATTACGCGGAAGCAATAAGCGACGAAGTTGGTTCGGAGGCCGGGCTGATGCGGACGACGACATTCCTGCTGTGCCAGCCATTGCCCGAAACCAACAGGTCAATGCCAATGGCCAGCCACGACATGTTCAAATTCAAACTGGGTACGAGTTCAGGGGGTCGTGGTTCCTGAACAACCGCCAACAGGATGCCGGCGCAGTTGCGGATCTGCCGACACTCCCCGCCATGCCCGTCACGGTCGTTCACTCTACCCAGCCAGCCACCGCCGCTCTTCCCACTGGTCAACAGCGAGCCCGCAGGGCTTCGATGAAGTCTCAATACAGTGTAGCTCGATCTACTAGATCAAAGAGCAAGTCCAACTCGTTCTGGGCGTCCTCGAACCCCGACGATTCCGACGCAGAGAACGTTCCTCCAGTCCCGGCACTCGTTCGAGACGACGACAACAGCCCAGACGAGTCGTTCGAGAGTTTCCGGCACGATGCCGCGCGGGGCAGGAGCGGAAAGCCTGCTGGAGCAAAGGGCACTCGACCAGTCAGCACCACTTCGCGAAAGTCCTACAGACCAAAATCCGCGGCGTCGGGCTTTTTGAAGTCGACGAACGGCGCGACTGAGTCGCAAAGGAGGAGCTACAGGAATTCATTCAAGCTGGTAGACGGATCGGACATGGTCTGCTTGACCGACGACCAGCGCGTGGCGTGGGCACAACTGATGAACGAGGGAGCCGTGTTTGATGAcaaggatgatgaggatggcaAGGTCGAGGTCAGTCAGCCGAAGGACAGACATTCGAATGCTGAGGCTTTGGCTGCTTTGGAATTTGGCTCGCCGCGGTAGATGCAAAGCCGTGGGCTGGCCTTGCGATGCTGGCGATTTCTTCCGGGCTTGCATCCTTTCTCCTGTACAGAACAGAACGTTGGAGCAAGGCGGCGTTTGGCGAAGCTAGGGATACAAAGAGGCATTTTGGAATCTGCCCATTTGGGCTGGGGCGTTTACGAAAGACGAATATCTACAGCATGTATCGACAGATatcgtcttcgacttctccatACCGAGACTCATCACTGCAACGAGCAATGCGCCTCCACTCCGTCGCCAATTTCTACCAAGATTGAGAGTAGGGCACGGCTAGAAGATTCAGCCGGTACCTCAGCCAATTTACCCGACAAGCTCCACCCCACCCATCCAAGGACCTGAGGTTCTAGCCTTCTTCTAGTGTCGGTTTTTGAAGGTCATTGATCAAAGGAAGCAAGCAAGTACGAGACGATGGCATAAGCCGGCACTGTAGCAATAGTTGGTACAAGACTGAAGTCCCGGTCCCTTTACTTTCAGAACGCCGTATCGTCAGCATCACTGCAACAAGCATGACCCGCGACAACGACCTCCAAGGCAAAATTTTCGCCGTCTCTGGCGGAGCGAGCGGCATCGGTCTAGCCACAAGTCAGATCCTCGTCCGACGAGGCGCCAGCGTGGCTATTGGCGATATCGATGAAATAGCTCTTGCATCCGCGAAGGAACATCTCGCATCTGCAGAGGAGCGAGTGCTATTCACGAAGCTTGATGTTGGAGATCGCAAGTCTGTCGACGAGTGGATTGCGAGTGCGGTCGAGAAATTTGGAGGTTTGACGGGCGCGGCGAACTGTGCGGGCGTGATTGGGAAGCATCATGGGAcgagggcggtggaggaaTTGGAGGATGATCAGTGGGATTTGATTATGAGGGTGAATTTAACGGGTTGGTGTTGCGATGCTGTCCTTTTGGGCGAGGGCTTGCTGATTGTTCTCTGGTTCAGGAATGATGTATTGCATGCGGGCTCAGCTGAAGAATATGCCTACTGGACCTGGCAGTATTGTCTGCGTTAGCTCGGTAAGGACGGTTGGGTATTGAGTGTTTGGGTTGCAGGGCTGATCGATTGACAGGTACAAGGAACATATGGCTTTGCAAAGCACGCCGCGGTAAGTCCATTTCATCAAAAGTGAGTCGGAATGATGGCTGATCGGAACAGTACTCTGCGAGCAAGCATGGCATCCTCGGTCTTGTTAGAAGCGCAGCCAAAGAAGTTGGAGAACGCAATATCAGAGTCAACGCCGTCACGCCGTAAGTTCGAACAAATATTCTCATCGACGCCCGTGTTGACACAGCGTAGTGGAAGCATTCAAACGCCGCTGATGGACAAGAGAAATGCGCTCGAAGGAGTGGACGATTCCATTCAACACACGGCCATCGACAGGATCGGTACCTCGGAGGAAGTTGGCAACCTCATCGCCTGGTTGCTGAGCGACGAAGCATCATTCGTAACGGGCGCGACATACGCCGTCGATGCCGGGTGGGTGTGAGAGATTCCACAATCCAACGAACGCATTGCATCCCTCGACATCTTCTCCACGCCTCAAGACTGCGCCTGTGCCAGCTTGATCTTGCCTTCCTCATCATAAATCAACTCCCTGATCTTCGCCGATCTCAAATGATTCTTCCCTGAAATCGAAACATCATGATAACACAACCACCACTTTCCCTCAAACTCCACAATCGAATGATGCGTCGACCAACCCTGGACGGGCTCGAGAATCCTGCCCGCATACGTGAAGGGTCCCACCGGCGAGTCGCCAATCGCGTAGACGATGTAATGCGTGTCGCCCGTGCTGTAGGAGAAGTAGTACTTGTCTTCCTTTTTGTGCATCCACGCGGCTTCGAAGAAGCGGCGGTCGTggtcgtcggcggcgagggGCTTGCCATCGGCGTCGTTGATGACCAGATCTTGCACGGAGCCGGAGAAGGACTTCATGTCTGGGCTGAGTTTGGCGACGCGAGGCATCAAGGCGGGTTCATCGCCGCTGGCTTCCATTGTTTCGTAGGCGGCGGCGTCGAAGGAGGAGCCGCGCCAGCATTGGAGCTGGCCACCCCAAATCCCGCCGAAGTAGAGATACGCTtcgccgtcatcgtcgaccAGTACAGCCGGGTCGATGCTGTAGCTTCCTGGAATCGCCGTGGGTTCTGGTTTGAAAGGACCTTCGGGTTTGTCGCCGATGGCTACGCCGATGCGAAAGATGCCATCGTGGTCCCTGGCTGGGAAGTAGAAAAAGTACTTGTCGTTCTTGAACCCACAGTCTGGAGCCTACACATCGTCAGCAGTGAATCCAGCCATCATCAACGAAATGGCGTATACCCAGAGTTGCTTCGCCGCCCACGGAACGTCTTCCAACCCAAAAATCTTCCCATGATCCGTCACTTTACCTCCGATCTCCCCCATCGACAGCACATGGTAATCAGCCATATCATACTGGCTGCcattgtcgtcgtcgggaATGTCTGTTTGGCGATCGTGAGACGGATAAACATAAAGTCTGCCGTTGAAAACCCGGCCGCTGGGGTCCGCAAAGAAGTCGCTCTCGATGAGTGGTTTGGGATCGGACATGATGTTTTGAAGAGAGCAGTGTGCTTGCAAGTACTGAACGAGGACCTACGAATGCGATGGGTGGTATATGTATGTCTTGAATGTTGTTCGATATGCACCTGATTAGCCTCATCTTGGTCAAGGCAAATAGCCTAATCTCGTGACCCCACGGGGCAGTGCCATGCTCTCCTCACCCGGAGACATCTGGCCGAGACATTGGCATTGGTTTGCACTTCCCAGATCTGCCATTGCTGGAGATGTACTTGTTGTTGGTCGGTTCGGCGTACCTGGCGGCGTGGTCTGCACGTGGAGCAGCACGAAGCTCGAGCTTCATGGCGTCGCAAATCTTGGCTCCTGTTTCGTCGGCGTTTTCAATCGTCCTTTCTTCGTATACATTGTATTGACCAGCATCACTTCATTTGTCCTCTGCACAATGCATCTCATGTGCTTCAGCAGATTGGCGCTCGGCGTCGCCATTCCGACTGTCGCTGTGTACCTGACTTCCAAAGACGCGGATGAGTCGCCACCTCCGGCGAAAATACCACCGCCATCGGAAAGGAACTACGAAACCACAAAAGAATCGAAGAAATGAACGCTTGCAGAACATTCAGTTTGTTTGGCGTATGAGTATGTACAAGCCAAATGCATCAATCTTGGGTTGCTTCTGAACCCGCCCGGCCCGCTGGGAATAGAGGCCTCATTCATGGACCATGGAAACATGCATTCGTTCTTCGCGTTTCAACCAAAAGGCcacctcttcttcatcatcgtcggGACATTGAGCGTCGGGTATCTCTTGTCCGCCTGTCATCTGAGCTTGCGCTGCCTGGAGGAATCGTTAGCATTCGCCGCTACATGTCGAACTCGGACTCAACACTTACTGGCACTGGTGTAATAGTCACTAGAGTACGAATACTCGCTCTTCTCATCATGACGTCTGTTGTCCCGCTTCCTCTTCAGGCCCAGGATCGCCCACAACGCTGCCAGGCCCGCGCCGATGCCGAGCGCGTTCTTGCCCTTGGAGGAGTGGTCATCTCTTCGACTCACACGGGTCGCGGGCCGTGCAGCGCCATACCACGTCCTGCCATTGCCACCTCCGGAGTGACGGGAGTGTCGGGTGTattcatcgacttcgactgtCTTCCGCTTGCGCTTACCGCCCATACCAATGCATGCGAGAAGCCCATCCAGAAGACCCTTGacgcagcagcagaagcagAGCAGTCCGAGGAGCGCAAGACCAAGCAACACGCCAATGACGATACCAGCGATTGCTCCTCCGGAAAgccctccgccgccgcccatATTATCTTCGGTGAGGGTAATGTTGGCGCCCGTTGCAACGGGTGTCATGAACGCAAGGGTCGCGGTGGGGCCCTGGGTTTTGGTAACGGTGATGCCGGCGGATGAAGTGGGACGGATTCCTGCGCCGGCCGTGGCGCCTTGACTGCTGTAGTATCCAGAACTTCCACCTCCTGCGGCAGCTGCACAGATCATCTGGTCCGTCATACAGTACTGGCCGCTTCCGCAACAGGTCGATCCACACGGCACCTCGTTGAGAGCATAGTTGCACGTCGCGGCTGTGGGTTGCGCTCCACCGATGTATGTGCTCATAACGGCGGTCTTGGTCACGTAATCCGTCTCGACCCAAGTTGTGGTGTATGTCTGCCAGTATCCTCCTGTTCCTCCCGCAGCTTGTGTGACTTgcgcacctcctcctccatcagaTGTACATTGGGCTCGTTGAGCAGAGTCGGTGACGCATGAGCTGCCCCAGGTGCAGCATAACTGGTTGTAGTATCCACATTGCGTTCCAGCGCACTCGTAGCGAGCAAAGAGTTCGTTGAAGCTGAAGCCGGCTTCTTCATTCGGATGAGGGTTCGGTGTTGCGGTGATGAGATGCGGTGTGAGGATGACGGCTGTGAGGAGCGCTTGGTGGAAGCGCATTGTGTCGAGGGTGGCCCTCTTGGGCGATGGACAATGGCGTTGTTCGCTGTGGAATGTGGATGTAGAATGTCGGGTCGATGAGGCGTGGAATGTGGAAACCCCGCTTCGATATGCAGCTTATCGATTGGCGTGCGTTTGTCGGTCGCAAGTCGAATATCGGTCGCGAATCTTTAACGACAGTGTGGATGGTAGCTTCAACTGCAGCAGTTGTCAACGGTAaacggcgaggatgaggatgtggagaagaGACAGAGGGCTGCTGGTGGATGGTGGTTTATGTGCGGTGGCAGGACAGAGGCAAGCTTCAGACTGCCGATCAGCCCAACCTCCCCACTTCACCGAGCCCAGCCTCTCGCGGCGAATCTTGCGTGAGCGCTTCGTATGTGGAGATGACGAATACACTGCAATTTCATCGATCTTTTACCATGTCATAGTTCGACGCGAATGAGATGCAGAACCGTGTACCGCGATGGGACTGTCTACCGGAGATTTCATTGCTAGTGAGGTCACTGTTGATGGTTGTACCGTTGGCCCTACGACGGATGATCGCCAGGGACCCGGACGAACGATGGAACATCCTTGTGCCTGGTGAGACACGTTGTGGCATCTCTGATCATGAATACACACATGTGAGGAGATATTTCGCCATCGATCTCACTACCGAAGGTGCCCTTGAACTCGATGCAAGACGCTGCAAATCCACGTCCACATTCGACAGCCGGAATCGTCTCTCCGATGGACATCCACAAAGCTACGACAAGTATGCCTTGTCAACCCAGCTGGCACTCGCATACCCACTCCCCAGCACACTCTCCTTCTTGACAGGCGCATCCAATTTCTTCGCGAATTTCGCCCTCGTGCCCGAAGCGCCAGCACCCTCATTACCATATTCGCCGAATTCGACCTTTCCCGTCCTCTCGTCGCCCTTGTTCCACACCGCCCAGCCCGCCGCGTTGATGACATTCGACATTGTGCAGGACTGGACTGCTACGCGGGCGTACGCTCCCCACGGCCGTCCAAGGAAATATGCTCCGGCCTCTACGGACTTGCCTCCTGCAGCAGAGATGCTGCACTTGTTGAGGACATAGTGACTCGGATTCGCGGCGTCGGCGCGGCCAGAGGCGGTGATGTAACCCACAGAGGCTGACAATACACGAATGTCGCAGTAATCGAACCAAGCTTGACCGTTCTGGCCGAAGATGAAGTCCGTGGCGCCTTCGATGTAGCTCTTGGCGTAGAGCTGAGCGCCAGTCTGCGCGAGGACGGTGTCTTGGAAGCCTTTGAAGGAGCATCCGTAGTACCCTTGGTCCTGGGAGATGTCAGACttgaagatgatgaggaaCATGGAACGACATACGCCGGCATTGGCGGAGAGAGCCAGGGCTTGGCTGCCCTTCCCAAAAGTGTTCACGACATTGACGTTGTAAAGCTTGAAGTTACTGGTCCAGACTCGGAGGGTGGCGGTCGCATCGTTGTTGGCCTCCTGTACGTCAAAGGTGATTAGCGACATGGCGGGAAAGCAACATGCGATTGCAGAC
Coding sequences:
- the MgXBX4 gene encoding putative xylan 1,4-beta-Xylosidase (Xylan 1,4-Beta-Xylosidase) — encoded protein: MSDPKPLIESDFFADPSGRVFNGRLYVYPSHDRQTDIPDDDNGSQYDMADYHVLSMGEIGGKVTDHGKIFGLEDVPWAAKQLWAPDCGFKNDKYFFYFPARDHDGIFRIGVAIGDKPEGPFKPEPTAIPGSYSIDPAVLVDDDGEAYLYFGGIWGGQLQCWRGSSFDAAAYETMEASGDEPALMPRVAKLSPDMKSFSGSVQDLVINDADGKPLAADDHDRRFFEAAWMHKKEDKYYFSYSTGDTHYIVYAIGDSPVGPFTYAGRILEPVQGWSTHHSIVEFEGKWWLCYHDVSISGKNHLRSAKIRELIYDEEGKIKLAQAQS
- the MgPME1 gene encoding putative pectin methylesterase/Pectinesterase (Pectin Methylesterase/Pectinesterase) — protein: MRYINILAGFVGLVLAAGRTSPPEGALVVAADGSGKYKTIQDAVNALSSSSSEQSIFIKPGTYKEQVYVKQLNGPLVIYGHTSDTSSYAGNQVVITGSKSQKTEANNDATATLRVWTSNFKLYNVNVVNTFGKGSQALALSANAGDQGYYGCSFKGFQDTVLAQTGAQLYAKSYIEGATDFIFGQNGQAWFDYCDIRVLSASVGYITASGRADAANPSHYVLNKCSISAAGGKSVEAGAYFLGRPWGAYARVAVQSCTMSNVINAAGWAVWNKGDERTGKVEFGEYGNEGAGASGTRAKFAKKLDAPVKKESVLGSGYASASWVDKAYLS